A single region of the Vicia villosa cultivar HV-30 ecotype Madison, WI linkage group LG4, Vvil1.0, whole genome shotgun sequence genome encodes:
- the LOC131598187 gene encoding uncharacterized protein LOC131598187 has product MNLLTYNIRGGGALSKRKRVSFLLQSLKIDICLLQETKIPCFSDSLAKSFWGENGVEWTASNSVGAAGGMVILWKKDSLSLNYSFIGKGFVGINFVWKGVCCNVVNVYAPCNELERRLVWKSLLERKINHGSEEWCVVGDFNEIVRKEERMGEGSFYNTRGMTEFQDFIENMDLVDIPCVGGKYT; this is encoded by the coding sequence ATGAATCTTCTCACATACAATATAAGAGGTGGGGGTGCTCTCTCAAAGAGGAAGAGAGTTAGCTTTTTGTTACAATCTCTTAAGATAGATATTTGTCTTTTGCAAGAAACCAAAATTCCGTGTTTTAGCGATTCATTGGCTAAGAGTTTCTGGGGTGAAAATGGCGTTGAATGGACTGCTTCTAACTCTGTTGGAGCGGCTGGTGGTATGGTTATTCTTTGGAAGAAGGACTCTTTATCTCTTAACTATAGCTTTATAGGAAAAGGGTTTGTGGGTATCAATTTCGTATGGAAAGGTGTTTGTTGTAATGTAGTGAATGTGTATGCTCCGTGTAATGAGTTGGAAAGAAGGCTAGTTTGGAAATCGTTATTGGAAAGGAAAATCAATCATGGTAGTGAGGAGTGGTGTGTGGTGGGGGATTTCAATGAAATTGTGAGAAAGGAGGAAAGAATGGGGGAAGGTTCTTTTTATAATACTAGAGGGATGACGGAGTTTCAGGATTTTATTGAGAATATGGATTTGGTGGATATTCCGTGTGTAGGAGGAAAGTACACTTAG
- the LOC131600099 gene encoding alkane hydroxylase MAH1-like — translation MDLFEYITLFVVILFTIIYYIWRCNKNVVIPNWPIIGMLPSVLHNQSHIHDFATSVLKHHGGTFHFKGPWFTNSANFIFTSDPMNVHHITSKKFNNYGKGSDFHEIFEILGVGIFNLDSDEWRQERNLLHSLLKTKSFEISLQQNIQQKLENFLLPLIDHHATKGIRVLDLQDILERFTFDIICTSLFGFDPISLPNKFNEFSDIAYVSAISVIEDMILLRHYTPKRIWKVQKWIQIGQEKRGKVALENLHRFLSKCIDQCKGDEDVDESHSCLLKEIIKQGSEKGEIADRYIRDTAVNLLVAGNSTISTGLVWFFWLVSTHPTVEAKIIQEIKNNCLTQEENLVTNLSVEEFDKLVYLHGAICEALRLYPPLAFQHKCAIKSDKLPSGDHVSANTKLIYSLYAMGRMEQIWGNDCLEFKPERWISDRGEIIHVPSYKFIAFNAGPRSCLGKDVSFVQMKMVAVAMLWNFNIQVVEGHSVAPRVSFMLRMKHGLKVKVSKRCI, via the coding sequence ATGGACTTGTTTGAGTATATCACTTTATTTGTTGTCATTCTCTTCACCATAATCTATTATATATGGAGATGCAACAAAAATGTAGTTATACCAAATTGGCCTATAATTGGCATGCTACCATCAGTTTTGCATAATCAATCCCATATTCATGACTTTGCAACTTCAGTTTTGAAACATCATGGAGGCACTTTTCATTTCAAAGGACCTTGGTTCACAAACAGTGCCAATTTTATCTTCACTAGTGATCCCATGAATGTGCACCACATCACTAGCAAGAAGTTCAACAATTATGGGAAAGGGTCTGATTTCCATGAGATTTTTGAAATTCTCGGTGTTGGTATTTTCAATTTGGATTCCGATGAATGGAGGCAAGAGAGAAACCTACTTCATTCATTGCTCAAAACAAAAAGTTTTGAGATATCCCTTCAACAAAACATTCAGCAGAAGCTAGAGAATTTCCTCTTACCACTTATCGATCATCACGCGACCAAAGGTATACGAGTACTTGATTTACAAGATATTCTTGAGAGGTTCACCTTTGATATAATCTGCACTTCTTTATTTGGTTTTGATCCCATTTCCCTTCCTAACAAATTCAATGAATTCTCGGATATCGCTTATGTATCAGCTATTTCTGTGATTGAGGATATGATATTGTTGAGGCACTATACTCCAAAACGTATTTGGAAGGTACAAAAATGGATACAAATTGGTCAAGAGAAGAGAGGTAAGGTAGCTCTAGAAAATCTTCACCGATTCTTGTCCAAATGCATAGATCAATGCAAAGGTGATGAAGATGTTGATGAAAGTCATTCTTGCTTACTAAAAGAAATAATCAAGCAAGGATCGGAAAAGGGCGAAATTGCTGATAGATACATTCGAGACACTGCAGTTAATCTCTTGGTTGCTGGAAATTCAACAATTAGCACAGGTCTCGTTTGGTTCTTCTGGCTTGTTTCAACTCATCCTACGGTGGAAGCTAAAATTATTCAAGagataaaaaataattgtttaaCACAAGAGGAGAATTTGGTTACTAATCTAAGTGTAGAAGAATTTGATAAACTAGTTTACCTTCATGGAGCTATATGTGAAGCCTTAAGGCTTTATCCTCCTCTAGCATTTCAACACAAGTGTGCCATAAAATCTGATAAACTACCTAGTGGAGACCATGTTAGTGCAAATACAAAGTTAATATATTCTTTGTATGCAATGGGAAGGATGGAACAAATATGGGGAAATGATTGCTTGGAGTTTAAGCCAGAGAGATGGATATCAGATAGAGGAGAGATTATACACGTGCCGTCTTACAAGTTCATAGCATTCAATGCAGGTCCAAGAAGTTGTTTGGGAAAAGATGTTAGCTTTGTTCAAATGAAAATGGTTGCAGTTGCCATGTTATGGAATTTTAATATACAGGTGGTGGAAGGTCATTCTGTAGCTCCAAGGGTTTCTTTTATGCTTCGTATGAAACATGGACTTAAGGTAAAAGTCAGTAAAAGATGCATTTGA